One segment of Pontibacter akesuensis DNA contains the following:
- a CDS encoding DUF2905 domain-containing protein: MQPIGKTIVILGVILVVVGLVVWLAGDKFSWFGHLPGDIRIEKKNMRFYAPITSMILLSILFSVVLWLFRKFF; the protein is encoded by the coding sequence ATGCAGCCGATAGGGAAGACCATTGTTATACTAGGTGTCATACTTGTAGTGGTCGGGCTGGTGGTATGGCTGGCAGGCGATAAGTTCAGCTGGTTCGGCCACCTCCCAGGCGATATTCGCATAGAGAAGAAGAACATGCGGTTCTATGCCCCCATTACAAGTATGATTTTGCTAAGCATCCTTTTTTCAGTGGTGCTGTGGCTCTTCCGCAAGTTCTTTTAA
- a CDS encoding YdcF family protein, with protein sequence MFFILSKTLDFLLMPLVWVLLLLFLALFLRSVKWRRLSMVGAVLILVVFSNPFISNLAWRAWEVAPTPVREVGTYDVAVVLTGVTEYHPGLTDRVHTKKGADRLLHTLQLYRLGKVDKILITGGKGFLMDDMVPEAEQLKRILLMAKVPEEDIVIETRAVNTRENALFTAELLERHPEWQRVLLVTSAFHMRRAAGCFEKAGIRFDAYPTDFYSSAPIYTPDYTIIPSAISFESWHHLIHEIAGYMVYKILGYC encoded by the coding sequence ATGTTTTTTATTCTTTCCAAAACCCTTGATTTCCTGTTGATGCCCCTGGTTTGGGTGCTGTTGCTGCTTTTCCTGGCGCTCTTCCTGAGGTCGGTTAAATGGCGGCGCCTTAGCATGGTTGGCGCTGTACTCATACTTGTTGTTTTTAGCAATCCATTTATCAGCAACCTGGCCTGGCGTGCCTGGGAGGTTGCCCCAACACCTGTAAGAGAAGTGGGTACCTATGATGTGGCGGTGGTGTTAACCGGCGTAACAGAGTACCATCCGGGACTGACCGATAGGGTGCACACCAAAAAAGGAGCCGATCGCCTCCTGCACACGCTGCAGCTTTACAGGTTGGGAAAAGTCGATAAAATCCTGATCACCGGCGGCAAAGGTTTTCTGATGGACGACATGGTGCCTGAGGCCGAGCAACTGAAGCGCATCCTGCTGATGGCGAAGGTGCCGGAGGAAGATATCGTGATAGAAACCAGAGCAGTTAACACGCGCGAGAATGCGTTGTTCACGGCTGAACTGCTAGAGCGCCACCCCGAGTGGCAGCGCGTGCTGTTGGTTACCTCAGCCTTCCACATGCGCAGGGCTGCCGGCTGCTTCGAAAAAGCCGGTATCAGGTTTGACGCTTACCCAACGGACTTTTACTCCTCAGCACCCATTTACACACCCGACTACACCATTATTCCCAGCGCCATCTCCTTTGAAAGCTGGCACCACCTGATTCATGAAATAGCAGGATACATGGTGTATAAGATCCTTGGCTATTGCTAA
- a CDS encoding NAD-dependent succinate-semialdehyde dehydrogenase, producing the protein MAIETRNPATGELIKTFTAHTSGEVTEKIEQAHQAFLSWRKVPFEERAKHMQKQADILEKEAEKYGRIISLEMGKPLKSAMAEVKKCATVCRYYAENAAEFMADEEIASGASRSFISYEPLGVVLAIMPWNFPFWQVYRFLAPALMAGNVGLLKHASNVPQCAQAIEEIVRTAGFPDNVFQSLLIGSGAVDAVIEHPHVKAVTLTGSELAGSKVAEKAGREIKKTVLELGGSDAFIVLDDADLEQAAEVAVKSRMVNTGQSCIAAKRFIVVESIAEAFLQKFSQKMQAFKTGDPLKEDVDFGPMARKDLAEELEQQVNDSVAKGAEVVLDGGRQGNDNAYFKPMILKNVKPGMPAYEEEMFGPVAAVMVVKDEDEAIAVANDSRFGLGGAVWTQDRERGLRVAKQVETGAMFVNALVASSPEMPFGGIKKSGYGRELSYLGIREFVNQKSIWID; encoded by the coding sequence ATGGCGATAGAAACACGAAACCCCGCTACCGGAGAACTTATAAAAACCTTTACTGCGCACACCTCAGGCGAGGTGACAGAGAAAATAGAACAGGCACATCAAGCCTTCCTTTCCTGGCGCAAGGTACCTTTTGAGGAGCGGGCAAAGCACATGCAAAAGCAGGCAGATATCCTGGAGAAGGAGGCGGAGAAGTATGGCCGGATAATTTCACTGGAAATGGGGAAGCCTCTGAAATCGGCCATGGCAGAGGTAAAGAAGTGCGCCACCGTGTGCCGCTACTACGCCGAGAACGCAGCAGAATTTATGGCTGATGAAGAAATAGCGTCGGGTGCCTCCCGCAGTTTTATTTCGTATGAGCCGCTCGGGGTGGTGCTGGCTATCATGCCCTGGAATTTCCCGTTCTGGCAAGTATACCGTTTCCTGGCCCCGGCGCTGATGGCCGGTAACGTTGGCTTGCTGAAACATGCTTCCAATGTACCGCAATGCGCTCAGGCCATCGAGGAAATTGTGCGGACGGCAGGCTTTCCGGATAATGTATTCCAGTCGCTGCTGATCGGCTCCGGCGCCGTGGATGCCGTGATTGAGCACCCGCACGTTAAAGCCGTGACCTTAACGGGAAGTGAGCTGGCAGGATCTAAAGTGGCCGAAAAGGCAGGCAGGGAAATCAAGAAAACTGTGCTGGAGCTAGGCGGCAGCGATGCCTTTATTGTGCTGGACGATGCCGACCTAGAACAGGCTGCTGAGGTAGCCGTAAAGTCCCGCATGGTGAACACGGGCCAGAGCTGTATTGCCGCCAAGCGCTTTATCGTGGTGGAAAGTATAGCCGAAGCGTTTCTGCAGAAGTTTTCCCAGAAGATGCAGGCCTTTAAAACGGGCGATCCATTGAAAGAAGATGTGGACTTTGGACCGATGGCCCGGAAGGATCTGGCCGAGGAGCTGGAACAGCAGGTAAACGACTCGGTGGCGAAAGGAGCCGAAGTGGTGCTGGACGGCGGCCGCCAGGGAAACGACAACGCCTACTTTAAGCCGATGATCCTGAAGAACGTGAAACCGGGCATGCCTGCTTACGAGGAGGAAATGTTTGGGCCGGTGGCGGCGGTGATGGTGGTGAAAGACGAAGATGAGGCTATTGCCGTAGCCAACGATTCCCGCTTCGGCCTCGGTGGTGCCGTTTGGACACAGGATCGGGAACGCGGCTTGCGTGTGGCGAAGCAGGTGGAAACAGGCGCCATGTTCGTTAACGCCCTCGTGGCTTCCTCTCCCGAAATGCCTTTCGGCGGCATCAAGAAATCCGGCTACGGCCGTGAGTTATCCTACTTAGGTATTCGGGAGTTTGTCAATCAGAAGAGTATTTGGATTGATTGA